From Strix aluco isolate bStrAlu1 chromosome 5, bStrAlu1.hap1, whole genome shotgun sequence:
gccgccagccccggcggGCCGGGCAGAGGGCTGCCGCCGCGGTCCAGCTTCGGCCGCttgggcgcgggggggggcgccTCGTCCCCCGACGGCTCCTCCTTGATGGccagggcgggcagcgccgccgccgccgccgcggggccgcgctcgGGTCGCGCCTCGCCGTCCCCGCCGTAGCCGCTGTCCGTGTCCGTGTCGGTCTCAGCGCTGAGCTCGGCGGCGTGAGTCCGCTGGATGACGGGCACGCAGTTAGCCTGGCCCTCCGGCTTGTGGCTCGGCGCgcagggcggggcgggcggggaggaggaggaggaggaggaagatccCTTGCTGAGGGGGCCAGGCGgcggggagaggagctgggggccGGGGAGGAACTGCGAGGAGATGGAGTGCAGATGGCCGAGGAGCTGGGCGCATCGCTGTTCGCGGGGGGTCCAGCTCTCGAAGCGGGAGAGGTACTGCAGCACTTCCTTGGCGCACGTCTGAAAGCCCGAGTGGAAGGCGTCCAGGTCGGCCTGCACGGGAGACTTCATGGACCGCTCCCCTGCGGGGGAGACCGAGGGAGGACAGCGTTTGCCCGCGGCTCCGGTGTCGGCTGCCCTGCTCCGCGCCtcccccgctccgctcccggtGCGCCCCTGCGGCGGCGCCCCCCGGGGCTCGCTTACCGTTCTGCAAAGCAATGATcttctggtgctgctgctccgtTAAGGCTGTCAGCGCTTTCAAGTGTTTCAAAGTCAGTTCTAGCACCACCGCTTTCTCCAGGTGTCCCAGCGTCTGCAAAGGCAAAGGGAAAAGGGGCGGCTCGCTCGGCTACCTCCCGGCACGCGTTGGCCACTGCCAAACGCCGCCTCCGTAACTTCGGGAAAACTCGTCCCCGAGGGGCGTTCCGGCCAGGGCAGCCGGCGGGCAGTCCGGCAGTCCGGCGTCCCGGGGGCTGCGCAAGCGGGCGGGCTGCCGGCGCCTGTATCTGCATGTACATAAACGCTCCTCTGCACCTTACCGTCAGTTTGAGATGCTCGGGCAGTAAATCCTTCAGCTGGGCAATGCATTCGTTAATCctgtctcttctcttcttttctatCAGTCTGTGTGGCAGTTTGTACGTTTCCTAATGAGCAAAATCCGGAAAAGCCAAGCGTTAAGAGTCCCTCGGAACGAcgatcaaaaccaaaacaaatgtcATGCCGACCACATGCCGCGCAAATTCTCGTGAAGGCACCGCTCTCCCCGCCGTGCCGGCTCTCTCGGAAACCCGCTTGCAATTCGGGGGAGAAGTTAAAAAGCGCAGCCCGCCACCCCCCCGAGGGATGCTCTTGGGAGCGAAGCTGCGCTGTAAAATTCAGCGGACCCCAATTAAGCGCTTAAGCGAGAACAGCCCCAGAAACTCACTCTTACCTTGCTCTCGTCCCTCTTCACGCCTCTTTTGGGTTTACACATATACAGGGAAGGGTAGTCCAGCCTGGAGAGAAACACAAAGATCCAGCATCGGCAAGAGAGCCACCCTGGCACCTCCTCGAGTGGGCAACAGACCCCGAGCGCCGGGCGGGGAGGCGAGCGCGCTGCCTGAAAAGGGCCGGGCGAAGGCTCGCCCGGGTCCCGCCGCGGAGGGAAGGCGAGCCCCGGCGCCGCCGGTGAGCCGGCTCCGCTGCCCGCGCTCCACAGCACTTTCTCCAGAAGACGAAACGCCGCAGAGAGACGAGACGGCGCTACTGCCCGGGCGCCTTACCCTATAAAATCCCTAtgctccagcagctgcctctCCGGCAGGCGGGAGATCCCTTCATCCATGTCGGGCAGCGGCTGATGTTTCGTCGCTGCTTTTGATGGAGCCCGCGGGATGCCGAGATCAGTCTTCGGAGATCCGCGGCCGGCGCTGCGCACATACAGCCTCCGTCCCCCTCTCCCGTACAGTGGCGAAAGCGTGCGGCAGCTCgtcccccccaccctccctgccacccgACCCTGCCTCCGCCGCTCCCGCTCCCCGCGCTCACGCTGGCAGCACGCGCCGCGCCGCCACTttgcgcccgccgccgccgcgcgcctgCCCGCGGGGCACGCGCGCTGCCAGCCAGCCCCGCACCCGGCTCACGTGCGGCGcgcgccgggggggggcggggaggggcgggagggggcgtgGCCGAGGAGGGGTGGCTGGGCCCCCGCCGCGGGCTGCCGCGGAGGGGGTGTGGGGtggtccccgccgccgccggcccggggaCCGCCCTACAGGACACCGGCCTTCCCCCGTGTTACTGCAATTGCTGGTGTCGTCGTCATCGTTATTGCCACAATTATTGCCATTATTGCCGTgtcttgattatttttataattttattctcATTATGTTGACAGTATTATTCTTACTAtgttgataattttatttttacagtttattttgtcTTGGGGGGGGGAGACTCGCCCGTGGAAAACGTGCCCGGCGGCATCGAGCCCCTGTCCCTGACTAGGGAGTCACGTTTGCCGGACGTTTTACATACACTTACCGACGCGTGGGCACGAACACGCGCATACGCGTGTTTGACGTGCGGCAGCGGCAGCCCCAGGGCGCTCCCGGCTGGGCGCCGCCGTGCCGCAGCTCTCGCTGCCCGGTGatcccgcccgcccggccgccgcggctCCCGGCGGCTCTCCCGCCCGACCTTTGGACGGGAGCCGGGTCCGCCTGCAACGCCAGACCGCGGCAAAATCGTTTCTTGCATACCTACGgctgtatatatatgtgcacatcgACGCAAAACCATATCTACATGTGATATAAACAGATCTGTATTGTGACGCTGCCCTGCCGACGGGCACTCCGCATCCCTGCGGGACGCAGAGCGTGCCACTGGGAGACGATCTGCACCGGCGCAGCCTGACCGGCCGCGGCAACCctggggcgggccggggcgcaGCAGCAAACAGCGCCCCGCCACGCCCCTGTCCCTGCGCGCCGGGCgcgcccgcgcagcccccgctccccgccggcggcACCGACAGCCGCCTCCCTAATCCCGTCTCACACTGGTACGAGCACAAGGCCAGCAACGTGACCCGACCTGCTGCCACATCACTGCCGCCGGCAGCACcggccggccggccccgccgccccacgCCAGCCCCCGGCGGCACCGGGCACCACAGGGCACCCCCCCAGCTCGGGGTACGGGGCACGTGACCCTCCGGCCCCGGTCAgcgagctgcccccccccccccccccccgaccggGCAGCCCGCCAGGACCCCCTGCCAGCGGAAGGGGGGTGCTGCCGCCCCGAAGAAAAGCGAGGCTCTTCCCCGTGACCCGGGCAGAGGcgctgtgtgtgcgtgtgcgtccctgcgtgtgtgtgacTCTGCGTGTGTGACCCTGCGTGCGTATGCGTGTCCCTGCGTGTGCGTGCGTGTCcctgcgtgtgcgtgtgtgtccctgcgtgtgcgtgtccctgcgtgtgtgtccctgcgtgtgtgtgtgtccttgcGTGTGCGTGTCCCggcgtgtgtgtgtccctgcgtgtgtgtccctgcatgtgcatgtgtgtccctgcgtgtgcaTTGTGTCCCTCCGTGTgcgtgtccctgcgtgtgtgtccctgcatgtgcATCTGTCTCCCTGCATGTGTGTCACTGCATGTGTGTGACCCTGcatgtgtgtccctgcgtgtgcgtgtgtccctgcgtgtgtgtgtccctgcatgtgtgtgtccctgcatgtccgtgtccctgcatgtgtgtgtccctgcgtctGTGTGACCCTGTGTGTGCATGTCCCTGCGTGTGAGTCTGTGTCCCTGTGTGTGCATGTCCCTGCGTCTGTGTGACCCTGCgtgtgtgcctctgtgtgtgcatgtccctgcatgtgtgtgtccctgcgtatgtgtccctgcgtgtgtgtccctgcgtgtgtgtgacCCTGCGTGTGTGTGAACCTGCGTGTGTGCCCCTGTGTGTGCatgtccctgcatgtgtgtgtccctgcgtatgtgtgtccctgcgtgtgcgtctgtgtccctgcatgtgcatctgtgtccctgcgtgtgtgtgacCCGgcatgtgtgtgtccctgtgtatgtgtccctgcgtgtgtgtgtccctgcatgtgtgtgtgtccctgtgtgtgtgtccccctgcGTGTGcgtgtccctgcatgtgtgtgtccctgcgtgtgccTGTGTCCCTGCGTGtttttgtccctgtgtgtgtccctgcatgtgtgtgtccctgcatgtgcCTGTGTCCCTGCGTGtttttgtccctgtgtgtgtgtccctgcgtgtgcgtgtccctgcatgtgtgtgtgtccctgcgtgtgtgtccctgtgtgtgtgtccctgtgtgtgtgtctctgcgtGTGTGcgtgtccctgcatgtgtgtgtgtccctgcgtgtgtgtcccTGCGTTTGCGTGTCCCTGCATGTGCGTTCATGtccctgtgtgtgtccctgcatgtgtgtgtccctgcgtgtgtgtgaccctgcgtgtgtgtccctgtgtgtgtgtgtgtgtctgtgtgtccctgcatgtgtgtcCCTGcgggtgtgtgtgtccctgcgtgtgcctgtccctgcgtgtgtgtgtgtccctgcgtgtgtgtccctgtgtgtgtgtgtccctgcatgtgtgtgtccctgagtgtgtgtccctgcgtgtgtgtgaccctgcgtgtgtgtccctgtgtgtgtgtccctgcagcTGTGTGTCCCTgagtgtgtgtccctgcgtgtgtgtgtccctgcgtgtgtgtgtccctgagtgtgtgtccctgcgtgtgtgtgacCCTGTGTGTGCCGCTgcatgtgtgtgtccctgcgtgtgtgtggtCCCTGCGtatgtccctgcgtgtgtgtgtccctccgTGTGTCTCTGCATGTGCATGTCCCTGCGTGTGCATGTCCCTGCATGTgcgtgtgtccctgtgtgtgtctctgcatgtgtgtgtgtccctgcgtgtgtgtgtccctgtgtgtctCTGTGCGTGTGCGTGTCCCTGCGTgtctctgtgcgtgtgtgtgtccctgtgtgtgtgtccctgcgtgtgtgtgtccctgcgtgtgtgtgtgtccctgcgtgtgtgtgtgtccttgcgtgtgtgtgtccctgcatgtgtgtgtgtccctgtgtgtgtgtccctgtgtgtgtgtctctgcgtgtgtgtgtccctgcgtgtgtgtgtccctgcgtgtgtccctgcatgtgcgtgtgtccctgcgtgtgcgTGCATGTCCCTGCGTGTTTGTGACCCTGTGTAtctgtgtccctgcgtgtgtgtgtgtccctgcgtgtgtgtgtgtccttgcGTGTGTGTatgtccctgcatgtgtgtgtccctgcatgtgcctgtgtccctgcgtgtgcgtgtccctgcatgtgtgtgtgtccctgcgtgtgcgtgtccctgcatgtgtgtgtgtccctgcgtgtgtgtccctgtgtgtgtgtccctgtgtgtgtgtctctgcgtGTGTGcgtgtccctgcatgtgtgtgtgtccctgcgtgtgtgtcccTGCGTTTGCGTGTCCCTGCATGTGCGTTCATGtccctgtgtgtgtccctgcatgtgtgtgtccctgcgtgtgtgtgaccctgcgtgtgtgtccctgtgtgtgtgtgtgtgtctgtgtgtccctgcatgtgtgtcCCTGcgggtgtgtgtgtccctgcgtgtgcctgtccctgcgtgtgtgtgtgtccctgcgtgtgtgtccctgtgtgtgtgtgtccctgcatgtgtgtgtccctgagtgtgtgtccctgcgtgtgtgtgaccctgcgtgtgtgtccctgtgtgtgtgtccctgcagcTGTGTGTCCCTgagtgtgtgtccctgcgtgtgtgtgtccctgcgtgtgtgtgtccctgagtgtgtgtccctgcgtgtgtgtgacCCTGTGTGTGCCGCTGCATGTgcgtgtccctgcgtgtgtgtggtCCCTGCGtatgtccctgcgtgtgtgtgtccctccgTGTGTCTCTGCATGTGCATGTCCCTGCGTGTGCATGTCCCTGCATGTgcgtgtgtccctgtgtgtgtctctgcatgtgtgtgtgtccctgcgtgtgtgtgtccctgtgtgtctCTGTGCATGTGCGTGTCCCTGCGTgtctctgtgcgtgtgtgtgtccctgtgtgtgtgtccctgcgtgtgtgtgtccctgcgtgtgtgtgtgtccctgcgtgtgtgtgtgtccttgcgtgtgtgtgtccctgcatgtgtgtgtgtccctgtgtgtgtgtccctgtgtgtgtgtctctgcgtgtgtgtgtccctgcgtgtgtgtgtccctgcgtgtgtccctgcatgtgcgtgtgtccctgcgtgtgcgTGCATGTCCCTGCGTGTTTGTGACCCTGTGTAtctgtgtccctgcgtgtgtgtgtccctgcgtctgtgtgtccctgtgtgtgtgtccctgcgtgtgtgtgtccgtgcgtgtccctgcatgtgtgtgtccctgcatgtgtgtgtccctgcatgtgtgtgaCCCTGTATatgtccctgcatgtgtgtgtgtccctgcgtgtccGTGTgaccctgcgtgtgtgtgtgtccctgcgtgtgtgtgtccctgcatgtgtgtgtgtccctgcgtgtgtgtccctgcgtgtgtgtgtctctgtgtgtgtgtctctgcgtgtgtgtgtgtccctgcgtgtgtgtccctgcgtgtgtccctgcatgtgggtgtgtccctgcgtgtgcgTGCATGTCCCTGCGTGTTTGTGACCCTGTGtatgtgtgtccctgcgtgtgtgtgtgtccctgcgtctgtgtgtccctgcgtgtgtgtgtccgtgcgtgtccctgcgtgtgtgtgtccctgcatgtgtgtgaCCCTGTATatgtccctgcatgtgtgtgtgtccctgcatgtCCGTGTGACCCTGCATGTGTCTGTGACCCTGCGtatgtgtgtccctgcgtgtgtgtgtccctgtgtgtgtgtccctgcgtgtgtgttcctgtgtgtgtgtccctgtgtgtgtgtgtctctgcgtgtgtgtgtccctgcgtgtccctgcatgtgcgtgtgtccctgcg
This genomic window contains:
- the BHLHE41 gene encoding class E basic helix-loop-helix protein 41 — encoded protein: MDEGISRLPERQLLEHRDFIGLDYPSLYMCKPKRGVKRDESKETYKLPHRLIEKKRRDRINECIAQLKDLLPEHLKLTTLGHLEKAVVLELTLKHLKALTALTEQQHQKIIALQNGERSMKSPVQADLDAFHSGFQTCAKEVLQYLSRFESWTPREQRCAQLLGHLHSISSQFLPGPQLLSPPPGPLSKGSSSSSSSSPPAPPCAPSHKPEGQANCVPVIQRTHAAELSAETDTDTDSGYGGDGEARPERGPAAAAAALPALAIKEEPSGDEAPPPAPKRPKLDRGGSPLPGPPGLAARGAEAAAALLRPDAALLGSLMALGAGGSGAPFGQPAAAPFCLPFYFISPSAAAAYMQPFLDKGSLEKYLYPAAPIPLLYPGIPAQAAAAAAASFPCLSSVLGPAEKAAAAAGLPPAPHLPHPFAAAAGLAAEPGEEAETAAADEPGAEGP